The sequence below is a genomic window from Deltaproteobacteria bacterium.
GACTTCGGCAACGACCTTTTCCAAGTCCTTAAGAATATCGTTGGTCATCTCACGATCTCGTTTCTGCAGCAATTGCTGGGTGTCATTTACCGAGCGCTGGTAGTTAACGAAGCGTCTTTCGAGATCCGCTTCCATGTTGCGCCGCTCCTCTTCTTTCATGAGCGGTCCCTTCTTGTCGAGATCGTTCTTGAGCCGTTCTATTTCGTTCTTGTCGCGCAGCGCGTCGGCCTCTGCCTTTTTGATTTCTGCTTGAAAACGATCTCGCGCTCGTTTACCCGCCGCCGATTCCTGCAGCACTCTCTGCACGTCGAGAAAACCTATCTTGACTCGATCCTGCGCCCAGACAGACGCCGGCATCAGGGCCAGCATAAAAACAACCAGCCAATATTTCACTGCATCCTCCAATATCTAACTTTGCTAGAGCTTGCTAAACGACGTGCTATTGCGATCCGACAGAGAAACCCAAGACGGATGTGTCGTCGCCGGGCTTCTTGCCAATCGGGAAACCCAACTCGACGCGGAGAGGACCGAAGGGGGACATCCAGCGACCGCCAAAGCCCACGGAGCGGCGAAAATCACCAATGCTAAATCCTTTGTCAAAGGAGTTACCCATGTCGAAGAAAGCCACACCGCGCAGACCGTACTGTTCCATCACCGGGAACAGCACCTCGGCGCTCAGCACGGCTGACTTGTTGCCACCGATAACGTCGCCTTTTTTGACTGTGTCATCCGCGGCGAGACAGCCGGTTGCCGGTCTTTCATAGGAGGGTTTGTTTAAGTCCGCCGGGACGCAAGAATCCTTGGCCCTGGGTCCAATGCTGCGGTCGGTGAAACCTCGCACTGAATTGATACCCCCAACAAAGTAACGCTCAAATAGGGGCAAATCATCGCCGCCCCCATTGGCCCGAGTAATACCCAACCCGTAGCCTAAGCTGCCACCTAAGGACAGAACATAGTTGCCGCCCCAATCAGGGTTTTTCATAAGCGGATAGTACCAACGGCCGCTCAGGTCCGCCTTGAGGAATCGATTGTCTCCCCCCAAGCCAGCAAACTTGGTGGAAAATGCCGACTTGAGACCCTGTGTCGGCTTGAAGAAGTGATCGCGGCTATCGTAGCTAATCTCGGGTGTCATGCTGCTGGTAAGCGACTTGCCTGCTTCGTCGCGAATCGCCTGCGACGCGCCGGCTTTCACACCGCTGATATTCTCTCTGGTAAAGTCATAGGTAATGCCACCGCGCGCATAATCCCAAAGGCTCGGCGTGTGTGCGACCGCCAATTCATCGGAGCCAACCGCCGTCTTTTGCTTAGGGTCGCGAATGAACGGAATATATAAATCCCTAAACGGATAGCTCGTACTCACGCCAAAGCCCAACTTATGCTCATCGAAGTCATTAAACTCCCGTTTGGTGTTGAAGGCGTCGAAACCTAGAGACATTCTCGAATTGTTGAAGTAGGGTTCGTTGAAGCGCAGCACATAATCTTGCCGCTTCGAACCCAAACTAAAGTTGCCGGTGACCCCTTGCCCGCGACCGAACAAGTTTTTCTCGGAAATATTGGCGTTAAAGACAAACCCATCGCCACTGC
It includes:
- a CDS encoding OmpH family outer membrane protein, with protein sequence MKYWLVVFMLALMPASVWAQDRVKIGFLDVQRVLQESAAGKRARDRFQAEIKKAEADALRDKNEIERLKNDLDKKGPLMKEEERRNMEADLERRFVNYQRSVNDTQQLLQKRDREMTNDILKDLEKVVAEVGKADKFTLILERSQILYSDQGIDITNRVIEVFNSRVK